From the genome of Miscanthus floridulus cultivar M001 chromosome 10, ASM1932011v1, whole genome shotgun sequence, one region includes:
- the LOC136489855 gene encoding uncharacterized protein: MRRFRASCHVRCLQTEASPTPTRAAPRAAPPEAEEKERRKKEEEKEEEEEGGRTKEEEEGGASPAAAPTRASVGHARAAATPAHARAVPGASPAIALSTGALAPSPSPPYDTH, encoded by the coding sequence ATGAGGAGGTTTcgtgcaagttgtcacgtacgatgcttgcaaaccgaagccAGCCCTACCCCCACCCGTgccgccccccgcgccgcgccgccggaggcggaggagaaagagaggaggaagaaggaggaagagaaggaggaggaggaagaaggaggaaggacgaaggaggaagaagaaggaggcgccagccccgccgccgcccccacccGTGCCAGCGTCGgccacgcccgcgccgccgccacccccgccCATGCCCGCGCTGTCCCCGGCGCTTCCCCAGCCAtcgccttgtccaccggcgccctggccccttcaccatCGCCGCCCTACGacacccactag
- the LOC136489857 gene encoding uncharacterized protein, with the protein MPTKVLMDGGSGLNILYASTLNKMDIPHSNLCPNKAPFYGIMLGKEAMPIGRIWLNVIFGQLDNFRKEPLTFEVVDFPRVYHALLGRSCFAKFMVVPNHTYLKLKMPGPNGVITIKGRLEQAYYCELDCVAQAAMLISPYDLDGPGHDARRAPVEEAAKAAAVLDRLSIGQANKVPSGSGGSAGPPSRCSDPQKRLTQSRYLPVS; encoded by the exons ATGcctaccaaggtgctgatggatgggggtagcggcctcaacatactctatgctAGCACCCTCAACAAGATGGACATCCCCCATAGCAACCTATGCCCCAACAAGGCGCCGTTCTACGGGATCATGCTGGGGAAGGAAGCCATGCCCATCGGGCGCATTTGGCTTAACGTCATCTTTGGCCAGCTGGACAACTTCCgcaaggagccactcacctttgaggtggttgactTCCCTAGAGTCTACCACGCCCTCCTCGGTCGATCGTGCTTCGCCAAGTTTATGGTCGTCCCTAACCACACCTACTTGAAGCTCAAGATGCCTGGCCCaaacggggtcatcaccatcaaagGGAGACtcgagcaagcctactactgCGAGCTGGACTGTGTCGCCCAAGCGGCCATGCTCATCTCCCCCTATGATCTTGACGGCCCTGGCCACGACGCAAGAAGGGCACCGGTGGAGGAAGCAGCCAAGGCAGCAGCGGTGCTCGATCGACTGAGCATCGGCCAGGCGAACAAGGTTCCTAGTGGCAGTGGTGGCTCAGCTGGCCCTCCATCCAGGTGCTCGGACCCCCAGAAGCGGTTGACCCAATCGAG GTACCTGCCTGTTTCCTGA